One segment of Macaca fascicularis isolate 582-1 chromosome 4, T2T-MFA8v1.1 DNA contains the following:
- the ATF6B gene encoding cyclic AMP-dependent transcription factor ATF-6 beta isoform X5, producing MVGGWGGKMAELMLLSEIADPTRFFADNLLSPEDWGLQNSTLYSGLDEVAEEQTQLFRCPEQDVPFDGSSLDMGMDVSPPEPPWELLPILPDLQVKSEPSSPCSSSSRSSESSHLSTEPSSEALGVGEVLHVKTESLAPPLCLLGDDPTSSFETVQINVVPTSDDCSDVQTKIEPVSPCSSINSEASLLSADSSSQAFIGEEVLEVKTESLSPSGCLLWDVPAPSLGAVQISMGPSPDGSSGKALPIRKPPLQPKPVVLTTVPMPPRAVPPSTTVLLQPLVQPPPVVLIQGAIRVQPEGPAASLPRPERKSIVPAPMPGNSCPPEVDAKLLKRQQRMIKNRESACQSRRKKKEYLQGLEARLQAVLADNQQLRRENAALRRRLEALLAENSELKLGSGNRKVVCIMVFLLFIAFNFGPVSISEPPSAPVSPRMNKGEPRPRRHLLGFSEQEPVHGVEPLQGSSQGPEEPQPSPTDQPSFRNLTTFPGGAKELLLRDLDQLFLSSDCRHFNRTESLRLADELSGWVQRHQRGRRKIPQRAQERQSQPRKKSPPVKAVPIQPPGPPERDSVGQLQLYRHPDRSQPAFLDAIDRREDTFYVVSFRRDHLLLPAISHNKTSRPKMSLVMPAMAPNETLSGRGAPGDYEEMMQIECEVMDTRVIHIKTSTVPPSLRKQPSPTPGNATGGPLPASAASQAHQASHRPLYLNHP from the exons atggttggggggtgggggggaaagATGGCGGAGCTGATGCTCCTCAGCGAGATTGCCGACCCGACGCGTTTCTTCGCCGACAACCTGCTGAGCCCGGAGGACTGGGGTCTGCAGA ACAGCACCTTGTATTCTGGCCTAGATGAAGTGGCCGAGGAGCAGACGCAGCTCTTCCGTTGCCCCGAGCAGGATGTCCCG TTTGACGGCAGCTCCCTGGACATGGGGATGGATGTCAGCCCCCCTGAGCCCCCATGGGAACTCCTGCCGATCTTGCCAG ATCTTCAGGTGAAGTCTGAGCCGTCTTccccctgctcttcctcctcccgcAGCTCCGAGTCATCACATCTCTCCACAGAGCCCTCCAGCGAG GCTCTTGGGGTAGGGGAGGTGCTCCATGTGAAGACAGAGTCCTTGGCACCCCCACTGTGTCTCCTGGGAGATGACCCAACATCCTCATTTGAAACTGTCCAGATCAACGTAGTCCCCACTTCTGATGATTGCTCAG ATGTCCAGACCAAGATAGAACCTGTCTCTCCATGTTCTTCCATCAACTCTGAGGCCTCCCTGCTCTCAGCCGACTCCTCCAGCCAG GCTTTTATAGGAGAGGAGGTCCTGGAAGTGAAGACAGAGTCCCTATCCCCTTCAGGGTGCCTCCTATGGGATGTCCCAGCCCCCTCACTTGGAGCTGTCCAGATCAGCATGGGCCCATCCCCTGATGGCTCCTCAG GGAAAGCCCTGCCCATCCGGAAGCCGCCACTGCAGCCCAAACCTGTGGTGCTAACCACTGTCCCAATGCCACCCAGAGCTGTGCCTCCCAGCACCACCGTCCTTCTGCAGCCCCTTGTCCAGCCACCCCCAG TTGTCCTCATCCAGGGTGCTATTCGAGTCCAGCCTGAAGGGCCAGCTGCCTCTCTACCACGGCCTGAGAGGAAGAGCATCGTTCCTGCTCCTATGCCTGGAAACTCCTGCCCGCCTGAAGTGGAT GCAAAGCTGCTGAAGCGGCAGCAGCGAATGATCAAGAACCGGGAGTCAGCCTGCCAGTCccggagaaagaaaaaagagtatcTGCAGGGGCTGGAGGCTCGGCTGCAGGCAGTGCTGGCTGACAACCAGCAGCTCCGCCGGGAGAATGCTGCCCTCCGGCGGCGGCTGGAGGCCCTGCTGGCTGAA AACAGCGAGCTCAAGTTAGGGTCTGGAAACAGGAAGGTGGTCTGCATCATGGTCTTCCTTCTCTTCATTGCCTTCAACTTTGGACCCGTCAG CATCAGTGAGCCTCCTTCAGCTCCTGTCTCTCCTCGGATGAACAAGGGGGAGCCTCGACCCCGGAGACACTTGCTGGGGTTCTCAGAGCAAGAGCCAGTTCATGGAGTTGAACCTCTCCAGGGGTCCTCCCAGGGCCCTGAagagccccagcccagccccacagACCAGCCCAGTTTCAG GAACCTGACAACCTTCCCTGGGGGCGCCAAGGAGCTACTACTAAGAGACCTAGACCAGCTCTTCCTCTCCTCTGATTGCCGGCACTTCAACCGCACCGAGTCCCTGAG GCTTGCTGACGAGCTGAGTGGCTGGGTCCAGCGCCACCAGAGAGGCCGGCGGAAGATCCCTCAGAGGGCCCAGGAGAGACAG TCTCAGCCACGGAAGAAGTCACCTCCAGTTAAGGCAGTCCCCATCCAACCCCCTGGACCCCCGGAAAG GGATTCTGTGGGCCAGCTGCAGCTATATCGCCACCCAGACCGTTCGCAGCCAGCGTTCTTGGATGCAATTGACCGACGGGAAGACACGTTTTATGTTGTCTCTTTCCGAAGA GACCACCTGCTGCTCCCAGCCATCAGCCACAACAAGACCTCCCGGCCCAAGATGTCCCTGGTGATGCCGGCCATGGCCCCCAATG AGACCCTGTCAGGCCGTGGGGCCCCGGGGGACTATGAGGAGATGATGCAGATCGAGTGTGAGGTCATGGACACCAGGGTGATTCACATCAAGACCTCCACGGTGCCCCCCTCGCTCCGAAAACAGCCATCCCCAACCCCAGGCAATGCCACAGGTGGCCCCTTGCCAGCCTCTGCAGCCAGCCAGGCCCATCAGGCCTCCCACCGGCCCCTCTACCTCAATCATCCCTGA
- the ATF6B gene encoding cyclic AMP-dependent transcription factor ATF-6 beta isoform X2: MVGGWGGKMAELMLLSEIADPTRFFADNLLSPEDWGLQNSTLYSGLDEVAEEQTQLFRCPEQDVPFDGSSLDMGMDVSPPEPPWELLPILPDLQVKSEPSSPCSSSSRSSESSHLSTEPSSEALGVGEVLHVKTESLAPPLCLLGDDPTSSFETVQINVVPTSDDCSDVQTKIEPVSPCSSINSEASLLSADSSSQAFIGEEVLEVKTESLSPSGCLLWDVPAPSLGAVQISMGPSPDGSSGKALPIRKPPLQPKPVVLTTVPMPPRAVPPSTTVLLQPLVQPPPVSPVVLIQGAIRVQPEGPAASLPRPERKSIVPAPMPGNSCPPEVDAKLLKRQQRMIKNRESACQSRRKKKEYLQGLEARLQAVLADNQQLRRENAALRRRLEALLAENSELKLGSGNRKVVCIMVFLLFIAFNFGPVSISEPPSAPVSPRMNKGEPRPRRHLLGFSEQEPVHGVEPLQGSSQGPEEPQPSPTDQPSFRNLTTFPGGAKELLLRDLDQLFLSSDCRHFNRTESLRLADELSGWVQRHQRGRRKIPQRAQERQSQPRKKSPPVKAVPIQPPGPPERDSVGQLQLYRHPDRSQPAFLDAIDRREDTFYVVSFRRDHLLLPAISHNKTSRPKMSLVMPAMAPNETLSGRGAPGDYEEMMQIECEVMDTRVIHIKTSTVPPSLRKQPSPTPGNATGGPLPASAASQAHQASHRPLYLNHP, encoded by the exons atggttggggggtgggggggaaagATGGCGGAGCTGATGCTCCTCAGCGAGATTGCCGACCCGACGCGTTTCTTCGCCGACAACCTGCTGAGCCCGGAGGACTGGGGTCTGCAGA ACAGCACCTTGTATTCTGGCCTAGATGAAGTGGCCGAGGAGCAGACGCAGCTCTTCCGTTGCCCCGAGCAGGATGTCCCG TTTGACGGCAGCTCCCTGGACATGGGGATGGATGTCAGCCCCCCTGAGCCCCCATGGGAACTCCTGCCGATCTTGCCAG ATCTTCAGGTGAAGTCTGAGCCGTCTTccccctgctcttcctcctcccgcAGCTCCGAGTCATCACATCTCTCCACAGAGCCCTCCAGCGAG GCTCTTGGGGTAGGGGAGGTGCTCCATGTGAAGACAGAGTCCTTGGCACCCCCACTGTGTCTCCTGGGAGATGACCCAACATCCTCATTTGAAACTGTCCAGATCAACGTAGTCCCCACTTCTGATGATTGCTCAG ATGTCCAGACCAAGATAGAACCTGTCTCTCCATGTTCTTCCATCAACTCTGAGGCCTCCCTGCTCTCAGCCGACTCCTCCAGCCAG GCTTTTATAGGAGAGGAGGTCCTGGAAGTGAAGACAGAGTCCCTATCCCCTTCAGGGTGCCTCCTATGGGATGTCCCAGCCCCCTCACTTGGAGCTGTCCAGATCAGCATGGGCCCATCCCCTGATGGCTCCTCAG GGAAAGCCCTGCCCATCCGGAAGCCGCCACTGCAGCCCAAACCTGTGGTGCTAACCACTGTCCCAATGCCACCCAGAGCTGTGCCTCCCAGCACCACCGTCCTTCTGCAGCCCCTTGTCCAGCCACCCCCAG TATCCCCAGTTGTCCTCATCCAGGGTGCTATTCGAGTCCAGCCTGAAGGGCCAGCTGCCTCTCTACCACGGCCTGAGAGGAAGAGCATCGTTCCTGCTCCTATGCCTGGAAACTCCTGCCCGCCTGAAGTGGAT GCAAAGCTGCTGAAGCGGCAGCAGCGAATGATCAAGAACCGGGAGTCAGCCTGCCAGTCccggagaaagaaaaaagagtatcTGCAGGGGCTGGAGGCTCGGCTGCAGGCAGTGCTGGCTGACAACCAGCAGCTCCGCCGGGAGAATGCTGCCCTCCGGCGGCGGCTGGAGGCCCTGCTGGCTGAA AACAGCGAGCTCAAGTTAGGGTCTGGAAACAGGAAGGTGGTCTGCATCATGGTCTTCCTTCTCTTCATTGCCTTCAACTTTGGACCCGTCAG CATCAGTGAGCCTCCTTCAGCTCCTGTCTCTCCTCGGATGAACAAGGGGGAGCCTCGACCCCGGAGACACTTGCTGGGGTTCTCAGAGCAAGAGCCAGTTCATGGAGTTGAACCTCTCCAGGGGTCCTCCCAGGGCCCTGAagagccccagcccagccccacagACCAGCCCAGTTTCAG GAACCTGACAACCTTCCCTGGGGGCGCCAAGGAGCTACTACTAAGAGACCTAGACCAGCTCTTCCTCTCCTCTGATTGCCGGCACTTCAACCGCACCGAGTCCCTGAG GCTTGCTGACGAGCTGAGTGGCTGGGTCCAGCGCCACCAGAGAGGCCGGCGGAAGATCCCTCAGAGGGCCCAGGAGAGACAG TCTCAGCCACGGAAGAAGTCACCTCCAGTTAAGGCAGTCCCCATCCAACCCCCTGGACCCCCGGAAAG GGATTCTGTGGGCCAGCTGCAGCTATATCGCCACCCAGACCGTTCGCAGCCAGCGTTCTTGGATGCAATTGACCGACGGGAAGACACGTTTTATGTTGTCTCTTTCCGAAGA GACCACCTGCTGCTCCCAGCCATCAGCCACAACAAGACCTCCCGGCCCAAGATGTCCCTGGTGATGCCGGCCATGGCCCCCAATG AGACCCTGTCAGGCCGTGGGGCCCCGGGGGACTATGAGGAGATGATGCAGATCGAGTGTGAGGTCATGGACACCAGGGTGATTCACATCAAGACCTCCACGGTGCCCCCCTCGCTCCGAAAACAGCCATCCCCAACCCCAGGCAATGCCACAGGTGGCCCCTTGCCAGCCTCTGCAGCCAGCCAGGCCCATCAGGCCTCCCACCGGCCCCTCTACCTCAATCATCCCTGA
- the ATF6B gene encoding cyclic AMP-dependent transcription factor ATF-6 beta isoform X4, with translation MVGGWGGKMAELMLLSEIADPTRFFADNLLSPEDWGLQNSTLYSGLDEVAEEQTQLFRCPEQDVPFDGSSLDMGMDVSPPEPPWELLPILPDLQVKSEPSSPCSSSSRSSESSHLSTEPSSEALGVGEVLHVKTESLAPPLCLLGDDPTSSFETVQINVVPTSDDCSDVQTKIEPVSPCSSINSEASLLSADSSSQAFIGEEVLEVKTESLSPSGCLLWDVPAPSLGAVQISMGPSPDGSSGKALPIRKPPLQPKPVVLTTVPMPPRAVPPSTTVLLQPLVQPPPVVLIQGAIRVQPEGPAASLPRPERKSIVPAPMPGNSCPPEVDAKLLKRQQRMIKNRESACQSRRKKKEYLQGLEARLQAVLADNQQLRRENAALRRRLEALLAENSELKLGSGNRKVVCIMVFLLFIAFNFGPVSISEPPSAPVSPRMNKGEPRPRRHLLGFSEQEPVHGVEPLQGSSQGPEEPQPSPTDQPSFRNLTTFPGGAKELLLRDLDQLFLSSDCRHFNRTESLRLADELSGWVQRHQRGRRKIPQRAQERQKSQPRKKSPPVKAVPIQPPGPPERDSVGQLQLYRHPDRSQPAFLDAIDRREDTFYVVSFRRDHLLLPAISHNKTSRPKMSLVMPAMAPNETLSGRGAPGDYEEMMQIECEVMDTRVIHIKTSTVPPSLRKQPSPTPGNATGGPLPASAASQAHQASHRPLYLNHP, from the exons atggttggggggtgggggggaaagATGGCGGAGCTGATGCTCCTCAGCGAGATTGCCGACCCGACGCGTTTCTTCGCCGACAACCTGCTGAGCCCGGAGGACTGGGGTCTGCAGA ACAGCACCTTGTATTCTGGCCTAGATGAAGTGGCCGAGGAGCAGACGCAGCTCTTCCGTTGCCCCGAGCAGGATGTCCCG TTTGACGGCAGCTCCCTGGACATGGGGATGGATGTCAGCCCCCCTGAGCCCCCATGGGAACTCCTGCCGATCTTGCCAG ATCTTCAGGTGAAGTCTGAGCCGTCTTccccctgctcttcctcctcccgcAGCTCCGAGTCATCACATCTCTCCACAGAGCCCTCCAGCGAG GCTCTTGGGGTAGGGGAGGTGCTCCATGTGAAGACAGAGTCCTTGGCACCCCCACTGTGTCTCCTGGGAGATGACCCAACATCCTCATTTGAAACTGTCCAGATCAACGTAGTCCCCACTTCTGATGATTGCTCAG ATGTCCAGACCAAGATAGAACCTGTCTCTCCATGTTCTTCCATCAACTCTGAGGCCTCCCTGCTCTCAGCCGACTCCTCCAGCCAG GCTTTTATAGGAGAGGAGGTCCTGGAAGTGAAGACAGAGTCCCTATCCCCTTCAGGGTGCCTCCTATGGGATGTCCCAGCCCCCTCACTTGGAGCTGTCCAGATCAGCATGGGCCCATCCCCTGATGGCTCCTCAG GGAAAGCCCTGCCCATCCGGAAGCCGCCACTGCAGCCCAAACCTGTGGTGCTAACCACTGTCCCAATGCCACCCAGAGCTGTGCCTCCCAGCACCACCGTCCTTCTGCAGCCCCTTGTCCAGCCACCCCCAG TTGTCCTCATCCAGGGTGCTATTCGAGTCCAGCCTGAAGGGCCAGCTGCCTCTCTACCACGGCCTGAGAGGAAGAGCATCGTTCCTGCTCCTATGCCTGGAAACTCCTGCCCGCCTGAAGTGGAT GCAAAGCTGCTGAAGCGGCAGCAGCGAATGATCAAGAACCGGGAGTCAGCCTGCCAGTCccggagaaagaaaaaagagtatcTGCAGGGGCTGGAGGCTCGGCTGCAGGCAGTGCTGGCTGACAACCAGCAGCTCCGCCGGGAGAATGCTGCCCTCCGGCGGCGGCTGGAGGCCCTGCTGGCTGAA AACAGCGAGCTCAAGTTAGGGTCTGGAAACAGGAAGGTGGTCTGCATCATGGTCTTCCTTCTCTTCATTGCCTTCAACTTTGGACCCGTCAG CATCAGTGAGCCTCCTTCAGCTCCTGTCTCTCCTCGGATGAACAAGGGGGAGCCTCGACCCCGGAGACACTTGCTGGGGTTCTCAGAGCAAGAGCCAGTTCATGGAGTTGAACCTCTCCAGGGGTCCTCCCAGGGCCCTGAagagccccagcccagccccacagACCAGCCCAGTTTCAG GAACCTGACAACCTTCCCTGGGGGCGCCAAGGAGCTACTACTAAGAGACCTAGACCAGCTCTTCCTCTCCTCTGATTGCCGGCACTTCAACCGCACCGAGTCCCTGAG GCTTGCTGACGAGCTGAGTGGCTGGGTCCAGCGCCACCAGAGAGGCCGGCGGAAGATCCCTCAGAGGGCCCAGGAGAGACAG AAGTCTCAGCCACGGAAGAAGTCACCTCCAGTTAAGGCAGTCCCCATCCAACCCCCTGGACCCCCGGAAAG GGATTCTGTGGGCCAGCTGCAGCTATATCGCCACCCAGACCGTTCGCAGCCAGCGTTCTTGGATGCAATTGACCGACGGGAAGACACGTTTTATGTTGTCTCTTTCCGAAGA GACCACCTGCTGCTCCCAGCCATCAGCCACAACAAGACCTCCCGGCCCAAGATGTCCCTGGTGATGCCGGCCATGGCCCCCAATG AGACCCTGTCAGGCCGTGGGGCCCCGGGGGACTATGAGGAGATGATGCAGATCGAGTGTGAGGTCATGGACACCAGGGTGATTCACATCAAGACCTCCACGGTGCCCCCCTCGCTCCGAAAACAGCCATCCCCAACCCCAGGCAATGCCACAGGTGGCCCCTTGCCAGCCTCTGCAGCCAGCCAGGCCCATCAGGCCTCCCACCGGCCCCTCTACCTCAATCATCCCTGA